A region of Procambarus clarkii isolate CNS0578487 chromosome 22, FALCON_Pclarkii_2.0, whole genome shotgun sequence DNA encodes the following proteins:
- the LOC123757126 gene encoding circumsporozoite protein-like, translated as MRLWGRPLDGMNLIRGRFAKAFLNYVRNKRLVLRDEDDNAALGEGDDNAALGEGDDNAALGDEDDNAALGEGDDNAALGDEDDNAALGEGDDNAALGEGDDNAALGDEDDNAALGDEDDNAALGEGDDNAALGEGDDNAALGEGDDNAALGEGDDNAALGEGDDNAALGEGG; from the exons atgcgtctttggggtcgaccactggatggaatgaacttgatcCGAGGACGGTTTGCCAAAGCCTTCTTGAATTACGTAA GAAATAAGAGGTTGGTGTTGAGGGATGAGGATGACAACGCTGCTCTAGGAGAGGGGGATGACAACGCTGCTCTAGGAGAGGGGGATGACAACGCTGCTCTAGGAGATGAGGATGACAACGCTGCTCTAGGAGAGGGGGATGACAACGCTGCTCTAGGAGATGAGGATGACAACGCTGCTCTAGGAGAGGGGGATGACAACGCTGCTCTAGGAGAGGGGGATGACAACGCTGCTCTAGGAGATGAGGATGACAACGCTGCTCTAGGAGATGAGGATGACAACGCTGCTCTAGGAGAGGGGGATGACAACGCTGCTCTAGGAGAGGGGGATGACAACGCTGCTCTAGGAGAGGGGGATGACAACGCTGCTCTAGGAGAGGGGGATGACAACGCTGCTCTAGGAGAGGGGGATGACAACGCTGCTCTAGGAGAGGGGGGATGA